GTACGCCGAACAACCAATGCGCCTCAATGACCTCCAAACCTTTGTTCATCATGGTCGCAGAATCCACTGAAATTTTGCGACCCATTTGCCAACGCGGATGAGCGCACGCCTGATCGGGCGTGATGTGTTCTAAATCGGACAATGAAGATTTTAAAAATGGACCACCTGAAGCCGTCAACGTGATGGAAGCCACCGCACGATTGTCAATCTCGCCGCGCTCGTTACAGGGCAAACACTGATAAATCGCATTGTGCTCACTGTCAATCGGCGCAAGCTGCGCACCAAACTGACGCACGGCAGCCGTCATTAAACCACCTGCCATGACCAAAGCTTCTTTATTCGCCAGCAAAATTCGTTTGCCCGCCCGTGCCGCAGCCATCACAGGCAACAAACCCGCCGCCCCCACAATCGCAGCCATGACCGTGGTCACTTCAGCGGCACTGGACACATCGCACAAAGCCTGTGCGCCCACCAAAACTTCAGTATTCAGAGCAAACGGATGCAAACGTGCGCGCACATCCTGTGCAACACGCTCATCCAACACCACAGCAAAGCGCGGCTTAAATTGCACACATTGAGCCACCAAACGTTCGACCTGCGCAGCGCCTGTGAGCGCGAACACCTCGAATCGCTCAGGATGCCGTGCCAGCACATCCAAAGTGCTGCAACCAATCGAACCTGTCGCCCCTAAAACCGTCACAACCTGTTTCTGCATGATCTTTTGTGCCCCACTCACGGCATGATCCAATTCAGCAGCAACACCTGTAAAGGCAAGGTGGACAAAATGGCATCAATGCGATCCAAAATACCACCATGACCTGGCAAAGCACTGCCACTGTCTTTCACACCCGCACAACGCTTGAGCCAAGACTCAAACAAATCGCCAACAATGCTTTGATACGTCAACAAAAAACCCAATAACAGCAATTTACCCACGCCCAAATTAATCGGCAACCAATGCATGCCAATCGTCACCACAGCCAA
The window above is part of the Ephemeroptericola cinctiostellae genome. Proteins encoded here:
- the ispC gene encoding 1-deoxy-D-xylulose-5-phosphate reductoisomerase, producing MQKQVVTVLGATGSIGCSTLDVLARHPERFEVFALTGAAQVERLVAQCVQFKPRFAVVLDERVAQDVRARLHPFALNTEVLVGAQALCDVSSAAEVTTVMAAIVGAAGLLPVMAAARAGKRILLANKEALVMAGGLMTAAVRQFGAQLAPIDSEHNAIYQCLPCNERGEIDNRAVASITLTASGGPFLKSSLSDLEHITPDQACAHPRWQMGRKISVDSATMMNKGLEVIEAHWLFGVPPEQINVVIHPQSIIHSMVNYVDGSSLAQLGHADMRVPIAHALAWPERIESGVSLLDLAAQGALEFYVPDLNKFKCLDLAFTALRAGGAAPIVLNAANECAVAAFLDQRIAYLDIARFNEMALNALDLATPQTLEDVVEADARTRAWMNAHVLHALV